Genomic window (Streptomyces sp. NBC_00078):
GCCTCACCCCGGGGTTGTCGAACCTCGGGCACAGTCTGGACGGCAACCAGAAGCCGACCGTCGCCGCCGCCCAGGCGACTCCCGGACTCTTCGCCCAGCAGCAGGAGCAGGCGGCCACTACCGCCGCCGCCCTCGCCCAGCAGGCTTCCCACGCGCAGGCGGACGCCGGCAGCAACGCCAAGCAGCACGGCGACACGAAGTACTACCGGATCCAGCCGCCCGAGGGGCGTCACCACGACTCCCTCTGGGAGATCGCGCAGCGCCACCTCGGTGACGGGCGCCGGTACAAGGAGATCTACGAGCTCAACAAGGACCGGACCCAGCCGGACGGTTCCAAGCTGTCCGAGGCCAGTCTGATCCGGCCCGGATGGATCATGGAGATGCCCGGAGACGCACACGGCGGCGAGCTGGTCGAGGCGCCCGACGCCTCCGCCCACGCCTCCTCCTCGGCCCAGCAGCAGATCCACGACTACGCCAAGTCCGGCGACCACGCCCAAGGCAGCCACGCGCAGGGCGGCGGTCATCACGCCCAGCAGGTCTCCCTGCCCGAGCAGCGGCCCGCCTCCGACGGCGGCCGTCAGCACGCCGCCCCCGCCGCATCCAGCAGTGCCAGCAGCGCCTTCGGACTTCCGCAAGCACTCATCGGCGCCCCCCTTCTCGCCGCCGGCCTCCTCGGCGCTCTCGGCCGTCGCCGCCGGCAGGCGTTGTGGCAGTCGGCGCTCGGTGCCATCGGCGGGCGGCGCGGGATGGAGCCGCCGCTGCCGGCCGGTGACGCCGCCGACGCGCAGGACGCCCTCCTCGTGGGCGCCGACCCCGAAGGCGTACGACTGCTGGACCGTTCGCTGCGGGGGCTCGCTGCCCAGCTCGCCGGTGAGTCGCGGGATCTGCCCACCGTCTACGCCGCCTGGCTCAGCAAGGGCGATCTGCATCTCCAGCTCGCCCAGCCCGCCGGGAAGCCGCCCGCGCCCTGGCAGCTCGGGCAGGACCAGACGTTCTGGATGCTGGCGAGGACCGACGCCGAGCGGTACGAGGACGTCGACACGGCCGCGCCCTACCCCGGCCTCGTCAGCCTCGGCACCATGGACGACTCGCGGCTGCTGCTCAACCTGGAGTCGGTGCCCGGCATCGTCTCCCTGAGCGGCCGCGAGGCCGACCGGGCCGCGGTGTTCGCGTCCGTCGCCGCGGAGCTGGCGACGAACGGCTGGTCGGACCGCATGACCATCACCCTCGTCGGCTTCGGCGAGGATCTGACTCCCCTCGCGCCGAACCGGCTGCGTCACCTCGGCGGCATCGACGACCTGATCGAGACCATGGAGGCCGAGACGCGGCAGCGGCGGGGAGCACTGGGTGCCGCCGGTCACGACTCCGTCCTCACCGGGCGTACGGGGCCTGCCCAGCACACTCGTTGGGCGCCGCACCTCGTCCTGCTCGCCGCCCAGCCCTCCGCCGAGGACGCCGTCAAGCTCGCCGAACTCGCCTCCGACGCGAGCCGGCTCGGCATCGGCTACCTCGTCGGCACCGAGACCGGCGATCTGCCCGGCGCCGCCTGGGAGATGGAGGTCACCAGCGAGGGCAAGCTCCTCGCCCCGCTGCTCGGACTCGAACTCGACGCCCAGCTCCTGCCGTTGGCCACCCAGCGCGCCGTCGTCGAGCTGTTCGTCGAGGCCGACCCCGAGCACGATCCCCAAGGGCCCGTCCCCACCCCGCCGTTCCTCGTCGACATCAGCGAGCAGGGGCGGCCCGCGGTGTACGCGCGCCTCGTCGGCCCGTACGAGATCATCGGCCTCGACACCCCGGACGGCGAGCGCAGCGCGCTGCTGCACGAGGCGCTCGCGCTGCTGCTGCTGCACCGCGAGGGCGTGCACCCGCGGGTCCTGTCGTCCGCCCTGTGGCCGCGAGGGGTCACCGAGGACGTGCGGGACGCGCTGCTGGAGCGGCTGCGGGTCTGGCTCGGCGCCGATCCCGACGGCACTCCCCGGCTCTCGGCCGACTCGACCGGGCGGCTCGTGCTCGCCAAGTCCGTCGTGTCGGACCTGGACGTGCTGCGCTCGCTCTACCACGAGGCCACTCAGGGCAAGGGCGTCAACAGCCGTGTCGTGCGCGGGCGGCTGCTGACGGATGCGCTGGTCCTGGTCCGCGGCCCGCTGCTCGCCGACCGGCCCGAGGGGCGCTACCGCTGGCTCACCCACGAGATCATCGATGCCCAACTCCCGCTGCTCGTCGCGGACATCGGGCTCGCCCTGTCCGCATTCCACCTGGAGAAGGACCGCGCGGAGAAGGCCATCGAGGCCCTGGGCGCCTCCCTCAACTCCGCTCCCGCCGACGAACGCCTCTGGAACGAGCTGCTGCGCGCCACCCACGCCACCGGTGACGCGGGCCGCCTCCAGGCCCTGGCCTCCGACCTCGTGAACCGCAGCGGCGCACGCGGACTGCCGCCGCGCACTGAGGCGCTGCTCGACGAACTGCTGCCGACGTGGCGCAGCGGCGCCGCCGCGGTCGGATGAGCAGCGGGTTGAGCACCAGGTCCATCAGTGGGTTGAGCAGGGCAGGGGCGACGGGTTGAGTACGGGGCTGTTGGTCGCCGTCGCCGCGCTGTGGGGTGCGGCGACGGGGGCGCTGCTGCCGCGCGCCGTGTACCGCTTCTCCGTACCGTCCGGGGAGGACTGGCGGGACCAGTGCCCCGGCGAGCATCCCCTCGGCCGGTGGATCGGGCGGGCCAGGTGCGAGCGGTGCGGGCCCACCGAACCGTCCTACGGCCCCGGCGTCGCCGCCCCGGCGATCGCCACCGCCCTCGTCTGCGCCGCCCTCGCCGCCGCCACCGGTACCCGGCCCGAGCTGGGCGTCTGGCTGCTGCTCGCGCCCGTCGGCGTGCTGCTCGCGGTGGTCGACTTCCGGGTGAAGCGGCTGCCCGACGTCCTGACGCTGCCGCTCGCGGGCGCCGCGCCGGCGCTCCTCGGGGCGGCGGCACTCGTACCGGAGCACGCCGGTGACTGGCTCACCGCGCTGTACGGCGGCCTCGCGCTCGGCGGCGCCTTCTTCGTGCTGTTCCTCATCAACCCCGGCGGCATGGGCTTCGGCGACGTCAAACTGGCGCTGGGCCTGGGCGCCGCGCTCGGGTGGTACGGCTGGCCGACGGTCATGCTGGGCACCTTCGCCGCGTTCCTGCTCGGGGCGCTCTACGGGGGCGCGCTCGTTGTCGTACGGCGGGCCGGGCGCAAGACGGCCATCGCGTTCGGGCCGTTCCTGATCACCGGAGCGTTCGTCGGGCTCCTGATCGGCGCGTACGCGGCCTGACCGCGGCGGGCGCATACGGGACCTGATGTCCTTGTCGCATACGTGACCTGATGTCCCCGGCGCGTACGCGGCCTGACGTCGGCGGTGCGAAACGGCTGGCGTAGGCTGGTCCGGTCTGTCCACAACCCTTGACGAAAGGGACGCCCCGGTGACCGAGAAGGCCGATCTTCAGTCCGTCCTCGACCGTGCCGCGGCCGGCGGACGGATCACCCCGGAAGAGGCCCTCGACCTCTACCGCGACGCCCCGCTGCACGCGCTCGGCGCCGCCGCGGACGCCGTACGCCGCCGCAGGTACGCGGGCACCGAGCACATCGCGACGTACATCATCGAGCGCAACATCAACTACACGAACGTGTGCGTCACGGCGTGCAAGTTCTGCGCCTTCTACGCCGCCCCGAAGGACACGGCGAAGGGCTGGACGCGCGACCTCGACGACATCCTGCGGCGCTGCGCGGAGACCGTCGAGCTGGGCGGCACCCAGATCATGTTCCAGGGCGGACACCACCCGGACTACGGCGTCGAGTACTACGAGAAGCACTTCGCCGCCATCAAGCAGGCCTTCCCGCAGCTCGTCATCCACAGCCTGGGGGCGAGCGAGGTCGAGCACATGGCGCGGATCTCGAAGGTGTCGGTCGAGGAGGCCATCACCCGCATCCACGCCGCCGGCCTCGACTCCTTCGCGGGTGCCGGTGCCGAGCTGCTCCCCGAGCGGCCCCGCAAGGCCATCGCGCCCCTCAAGGAGAGCGGCGAGCGCTGGCTGGAGATCATGGAGACCGCCCACCGGCTGGGCGTGGAGTCGACGTCGACCATGCTCATGGGCACCGGCGAGACCAACGCCGAGCGCATCGAGCACCTGCGGATGATCCGCGACGTACAGGACCGGACGGGCGGCTTCCGCGCCTTCATCCCGTACACCTACCAGCCGGAGAACAACCACCTGAAGGGCCGTACGCAGGCCACGCTCTTCGAGTACCTGCGGATGATCGCGATCGCGCGGCTGTTCATGGACAACATCCAGCACATCCAGGGCTCCTGGCTGACGACCGGCAAGGAGGTCGGCCAGCTGTCGCTGCACTACGGCGCCGACGACCTCGGCTCGATCATGCTGGAGGAGAACGTCGTCTCGTCCGCCGGTGCAAAGCACCGCTCCAACCGGCTTGAGATCATCGACCTGATCAGGAAGGCCGGCCGGGTCCCCGCCCAGCGGGCCACGACGTACGAGCACATCGTCGTCCACGACGACCCGGCGAACGATCCCGTCGACGAGCGGGTCATGTCCCACATCTCGTCCACGGCGATCGAGGGCGGCACCGCACATCCCGAGCTGAAGCTCCTCACCTCCAACTGACCTGGACCGAAGCGAGTTGGAGACCATTCACGCCGCTGACGAGGTGCGGTGCACCTGGGATGCGGAGCCGATCGAGCACGGTGCCGTCGTGGTGGGCCGGGACCGGATCGGTGCCGTGGGCACGTTCGAGGAACTGCGCGAGCGGTTTCCGGGCGCCCGGGTGCGCAGATGGCCCGGCGTGCTCGGGCCCGCCCGCATCCACGAAGGGCCGCTGCCCGACGCCCCGTCCCCGCGCGAACGCATCCACGCCGTGCTCAAGCTCGGTGCGGTGGCCGTCCTCGAGGACTACGTGGACTCGCCCGAACTCCGGGCCGCAGCCGAGCGGAACGACGTGATCGTCCTCCCGCGCACCCAGCGGACGGCGATCAGGCAGACGGGCCGCGCCGACCTCGCCGTACTCGACGAAAACGGCGCATGCATCGCGACGGTGTGCGCCGGGCGCCTGGTGCACCGAAGGCGCTAGTGCTCTGACCACATTGGTTCGCCGGGTTGGTGGTCGGGGCGGTTGGATGTGCGGTGACGTCCGATCCGAGTGCTGGGGGTGCGGTGGCTGAGCCTGTCCGCGTGCGCAGGTTGACCGACCAGGAGGGGCAGAAGCTGCAGCAGATCGTGCGCCGGGGCAGCACCAGTTCGGTGCGCTTCCGACGCGCGATGATGCTACTGGCGTCGGCTGGCGGGAACCGGGTCCCGGTGATCGCCCAGCTGGTGCAGGCCGACGAGGACACAGTCCGGGATGTGATCCACCGGTTCAACGAGATCGGCCTGGCCTGTCTGGACCCTCGGTGGGCGGGAGGCCGTCCCCGCCTGCTCAGTCCTGACGACGAGGACTTCGTCGTCCAGAC
Coding sequences:
- a CDS encoding A24 family peptidase → MSTGLLVAVAALWGAATGALLPRAVYRFSVPSGEDWRDQCPGEHPLGRWIGRARCERCGPTEPSYGPGVAAPAIATALVCAALAAATGTRPELGVWLLLAPVGVLLAVVDFRVKRLPDVLTLPLAGAAPALLGAAALVPEHAGDWLTALYGGLALGGAFFVLFLINPGGMGFGDVKLALGLGAALGWYGWPTVMLGTFAAFLLGALYGGALVVVRRAGRKTAIAFGPFLITGAFVGLLIGAYAA
- the mqnC gene encoding cyclic dehypoxanthinyl futalosine synthase, giving the protein MTEKADLQSVLDRAAAGGRITPEEALDLYRDAPLHALGAAADAVRRRRYAGTEHIATYIIERNINYTNVCVTACKFCAFYAAPKDTAKGWTRDLDDILRRCAETVELGGTQIMFQGGHHPDYGVEYYEKHFAAIKQAFPQLVIHSLGASEVEHMARISKVSVEEAITRIHAAGLDSFAGAGAELLPERPRKAIAPLKESGERWLEIMETAHRLGVESTSTMLMGTGETNAERIEHLRMIRDVQDRTGGFRAFIPYTYQPENNHLKGRTQATLFEYLRMIAIARLFMDNIQHIQGSWLTTGKEVGQLSLHYGADDLGSIMLEENVVSSAGAKHRSNRLEIIDLIRKAGRVPAQRATTYEHIVVHDDPANDPVDERVMSHISSTAIEGGTAHPELKLLTSN
- a CDS encoding BTAD domain-containing putative transcriptional regulator, giving the protein MPRRSTSSSTGRSTGNSTAPRNRTPQPVRIRRRSVGDFVKAFFAFVALLGLVVGVPGALAVSIGWPLPSGVPSLEWLQQEITVTTFLHILTVVVWLAWAQFTACVLVEVKAALSGVGVPGRVPGAGPSQILARQLVAALLLVGATAASLTPGLSNLGHSLDGNQKPTVAAAQATPGLFAQQQEQAATTAAALAQQASHAQADAGSNAKQHGDTKYYRIQPPEGRHHDSLWEIAQRHLGDGRRYKEIYELNKDRTQPDGSKLSEASLIRPGWIMEMPGDAHGGELVEAPDASAHASSSAQQQIHDYAKSGDHAQGSHAQGGGHHAQQVSLPEQRPASDGGRQHAAPAASSSASSAFGLPQALIGAPLLAAGLLGALGRRRRQALWQSALGAIGGRRGMEPPLPAGDAADAQDALLVGADPEGVRLLDRSLRGLAAQLAGESRDLPTVYAAWLSKGDLHLQLAQPAGKPPAPWQLGQDQTFWMLARTDAERYEDVDTAAPYPGLVSLGTMDDSRLLLNLESVPGIVSLSGREADRAAVFASVAAELATNGWSDRMTITLVGFGEDLTPLAPNRLRHLGGIDDLIETMEAETRQRRGALGAAGHDSVLTGRTGPAQHTRWAPHLVLLAAQPSAEDAVKLAELASDASRLGIGYLVGTETGDLPGAAWEMEVTSEGKLLAPLLGLELDAQLLPLATQRAVVELFVEADPEHDPQGPVPTPPFLVDISEQGRPAVYARLVGPYEIIGLDTPDGERSALLHEALALLLLHREGVHPRVLSSALWPRGVTEDVRDALLERLRVWLGADPDGTPRLSADSTGRLVLAKSVVSDLDVLRSLYHEATQGKGVNSRVVRGRLLTDALVLVRGPLLADRPEGRYRWLTHEIIDAQLPLLVADIGLALSAFHLEKDRAEKAIEALGASLNSAPADERLWNELLRATHATGDAGRLQALASDLVNRSGARGLPPRTEALLDELLPTWRSGAAAVG